From the Acidobacteriota bacterium genome, one window contains:
- a CDS encoding peptidylprolyl isomerase gives MSTKLIATLETSKGTIRFELLTQDAPKTTENFKLLVERGYYQGIIFHRVINGFMIQGGDPTGTGAGGESVWGRTFADEINPSSAIYQTGYVPGTVAMANRGPNTNGSQFFIMHKRAALPPNYTIFGRVIAGQDVVDSIATTPTDHRDRPLTPVTIQRATVEEVNA, from the coding sequence ATGTCTACAAAATTGATTGCCACACTTGAGACCAGCAAAGGCACGATTCGTTTTGAGCTTTTAACCCAGGATGCCCCAAAAACGACCGAAAATTTTAAATTACTGGTTGAGCGCGGGTACTATCAGGGCATTATCTTTCACCGGGTGATCAACGGGTTTATGATCCAGGGTGGCGATCCGACTGGGACTGGTGCTGGCGGGGAATCAGTCTGGGGGCGGACCTTCGCCGATGAAATCAATCCGTCCTCGGCCATCTATCAAACCGGGTATGTACCGGGAACGGTGGCGATGGCCAACCGGGGACCAAACACCAACGGCAGTCAGTTTTTCATCATGCACAAACGGGCCGCACTTCCGCCAAATTACACCATTTTTGGTCGTGTGATTGCTGGTCAGGACGTAGTTGATTCGATTGCGACCACCCCGACCGATCATCGTGATCGGCCATTGACTCCGGTAACAATCCAGCGGGCAACGGTGGAAGAAGTCAACGCCTGA
- a CDS encoding sigma-54-dependent Fis family transcriptional regulator, with protein sequence MSHPYQLLVVEDENAQRRLIADILRKDGFQVQEAASGIAALEILENQSVDLVLCDWRMPGMSGGEVLTEVRKRQYPCSFIVMTAYGSIAHAVEAVRLGADDYLAKPFEKEALLLAIQRVLRTKKLEQENLRLREEIVQRDQCGEIFGQAESMQRLYRTLKKVAITDATVLIQGESGTGKELVARTLHTESPRAKAPFVAVNCAAIPETLMESELFGYEKGAFTGAQKRREGKFEEAEGGTLFLDEVPSMPLSLQATLLRVLQERRFTRLGGRGEVSCNVRIIAASNRDLPRLVSEGAFREDLYYRLNVVPLTIPPLRERREDISLLVSIFTKQAEARYNVTVEPFPPAVLRCLMEYSWPGNVRELSNVVERLVLLTDNGKVTLDDLPEEIRRPTSQPGCPFRLPASGIVWEEMEEGLLRQALDQAAGNRSVAAKLLGMSYKTFLYRLEKFGM encoded by the coding sequence ATGTCCCACCCATATCAGCTCCTGGTTGTCGAAGATGAAAATGCTCAACGGCGGTTGATCGCCGATATTCTGCGCAAGGATGGATTTCAGGTTCAGGAAGCGGCATCAGGAATTGCCGCACTGGAAATCCTTGAGAATCAATCAGTTGATCTTGTGCTATGCGACTGGCGAATGCCTGGCATGAGCGGTGGCGAGGTACTGACCGAGGTTCGCAAACGGCAGTATCCCTGCTCGTTTATCGTGATGACCGCCTATGGTTCGATTGCCCATGCGGTTGAAGCAGTGCGCCTTGGTGCTGACGACTATCTGGCCAAACCCTTTGAAAAAGAAGCGCTCCTGCTGGCAATTCAGCGCGTCTTGCGCACCAAAAAGCTCGAACAGGAAAATCTCCGGCTCCGCGAGGAAATTGTCCAGCGCGATCAGTGTGGCGAGATTTTTGGCCAGGCTGAATCCATGCAGCGCCTCTATCGGACGCTGAAAAAAGTAGCGATCACTGATGCCACGGTCCTGATTCAAGGCGAATCCGGCACCGGCAAGGAACTGGTCGCCCGGACGCTCCACACCGAAAGCCCACGGGCCAAGGCCCCGTTCGTGGCCGTCAACTGTGCCGCCATTCCTGAAACACTCATGGAAAGCGAGTTGTTTGGGTATGAAAAAGGGGCGTTTACGGGGGCTCAAAAACGACGGGAAGGCAAATTTGAAGAAGCCGAGGGCGGTACACTTTTCCTGGATGAAGTGCCGTCCATGCCGCTCTCGCTTCAGGCGACACTCCTGCGCGTACTTCAGGAACGCCGGTTTACTCGACTTGGCGGACGTGGCGAAGTGTCGTGCAATGTTCGCATCATTGCCGCCTCAAATCGGGACCTCCCCCGACTGGTCAGCGAAGGTGCTTTCCGTGAAGATCTCTACTACCGCCTCAACGTCGTTCCACTTACCATCCCACCGCTGCGTGAACGTCGTGAAGATATATCCCTCCTGGTTTCAATCTTTACCAAACAAGCCGAAGCCCGCTATAACGTCACGGTCGAACCCTTCCCTCCTGCTGTATTGCGCTGTCTGATGGAATACTCCTGGCCGGGGAATGTGCGCGAACTCTCAAACGTCGTCGAACGGCTGGTCCTTCTGACCGACAACGGCAAAGTGACCCTTGACGATTTACCCGAGGAAATTCGCCGCCCAACCTCTCAACCTGGGTGCCCATTCCGCCTTCCGGCCTCGGGAATTGTCTGGGAGGAAATGGAGGAAGGACTGTTGCGTCAAGCACTTGATCAGGCCGCCGGAAACCGGTCGGTGGCCGCAAAACTCCTTGGCATGAGTTACAAAACTTTCCTCTATCGGCTTGAGAAATTTGGAATGTAA
- a CDS encoding peptidylprolyl isomerase: protein MSNSLKSLFRTIGVLCLCLAGFLAQGCQPEAPPAPSSPATPTSPSKPESPSVPTTPSGETKPAQTEPGKKLVATLVTNKGTIEIELLTDDAPKACDNFRLLANRGYYNNLVFHRVINGFMIQGGDPNGNGTGGESAWGGTFDDEINPRSPLYQGGYKPGIVAMANRGPNTNGSQFFIMHKTYPLPPQYTIFGRVTKGQNVVDAIATSPVGQDDRPLSKMVITSAKVVEMGG, encoded by the coding sequence ATGTCAAATTCACTGAAATCTCTTTTTCGGACCATTGGTGTGTTGTGTTTATGTTTAGCTGGCTTTCTGGCCCAGGGGTGCCAACCTGAAGCGCCGCCAGCCCCTTCGTCACCTGCAACGCCGACGTCACCCTCTAAACCTGAGTCACCCTCCGTTCCGACGACCCCGTCAGGTGAGACCAAACCGGCCCAAACTGAGCCCGGGAAAAAACTGGTTGCCACATTGGTGACCAACAAAGGCACGATTGAGATTGAATTGTTAACCGATGATGCCCCAAAAGCCTGTGATAATTTCCGATTGCTGGCGAACCGCGGGTATTACAATAATCTGGTCTTTCACCGGGTCATCAATGGGTTCATGATTCAAGGTGGAGATCCTAATGGGAATGGAACCGGAGGCGAATCCGCCTGGGGTGGAACCTTTGATGATGAAATCAATCCTCGTTCGCCACTGTATCAGGGTGGATATAAACCAGGCATTGTGGCCATGGCCAATCGTGGTCCAAACACCAACGGCAGCCAGTTTTTCATCATGCACAAAACGTACCCCTTGCCACCTCAGTACACGATTTTTGGTCGGGTGACCAAAGGGCAGAATGTGGTGGACGCGATTGCCACCTCCCCGGTTGGTCAAGACGACAGGCCACTCTCCAAAATGGTGATCACCAGCGCCAAAGTCGTTGAGATGGGGGGCTAA
- a CDS encoding peptidylprolyl isomerase, which yields MIVLVVTSGLTFDSSAVSGQQTRKKTTKTSQKKRTTRRRKPVAPKPAAAKPPAPAPAPAPVTVPQVTLETNFGTIRFELLTQDAPKTCENFRLLTSRGFYDGLTFHRVINGFMIQGGDPNGNGTGGESAWGGEFDDEINAGSPLYQTGYAAGMVAMANRGPNTNGSQFFIMHKPYPLPSNYTIFGRVLEGMEVVDKIATAPTGRNDRPITAVIIHKATVQP from the coding sequence ATGATTGTGCTGGTTGTGACCAGTGGCCTGACATTTGATTCATCGGCTGTTTCAGGTCAGCAAACACGGAAAAAGACGACCAAAACCAGTCAGAAAAAGCGCACCACCCGCCGACGTAAGCCAGTTGCTCCGAAACCGGCTGCCGCCAAACCACCTGCTCCTGCGCCCGCACCCGCACCGGTAACGGTTCCGCAGGTGACGCTTGAAACCAATTTCGGCACGATTCGGTTTGAGCTTCTCACTCAGGATGCCCCAAAAACCTGTGAGAATTTCCGGTTGCTGACCAGCCGGGGATTTTATGATGGGCTTACCTTTCATCGAGTCATCAATGGCTTTATGATTCAAGGCGGCGATCCAAATGGCAATGGCACCGGAGGCGAATCTGCCTGGGGTGGGGAATTTGACGACGAAATCAATGCTGGGTCCCCACTCTATCAAACCGGATATGCCGCAGGCATGGTGGCCATGGCCAATCGTGGCCCGAATACCAACGGCAGCCAGTTTTTCATTATGCACAAGCCGTATCCGCTTCCGTCCAACTACACGATTTTTGGTCGTGTGCTTGAGGGAATGGAAGTGGTTGATAAAATTGCCACGGCTCCAACTGGTCGTAACGACCGACCGATCACAGCAGTGATCATTCACAAAGCAACCGTTCAGCCATAA
- a CDS encoding HAMP domain-containing histidine kinase — MRIRTQLFFGIVLLMLGLIGVQCWLQMRQLQAIERELTEVATNLSQAFYFKSGTEFKPGDPELKTWQEFQGEPQHLPAPDPSQTKMRIRVPAQGEKFQIPIPPGQFPIPNQSADQGTTTFEEQTDPKNPQQPKKKLVITRVTTDVTEDGKQARSEYTVVHPEGTPGHHVSLPRIQARIVEAEATPDRLIVISGAPGGEKRIPLPTSRSTQVIQTTLQQGLIAGVLLLLAGFFASAMIAHRLTSPLRQLMAGVEALERGQLGTQIQVTSKGELGELQTTFNRMSARLAELEEEKQTWKAREHLAELGDLARGLAHTLRNPLNTLGLAVEELASTTADGSQDLVTTARGQIRRIDHWLRSFLALGAGGAAEPDIVDIRDLVQDVAFEAIQLGNDIEITSCSEPMKALVVPPALRSALANLINNAVEAAPEHSPVTVSVTRVEQTGLIRIADRGPGLPDEVKRRLFTPHITTKTGGSGMGIFLAKQLIEGGHGGKLEFQDNPDGGTIAVISIPLNIK; from the coding sequence ATGCGGATTCGAACCCAGTTGTTTTTTGGAATCGTGTTACTGATGTTGGGATTGATCGGCGTTCAATGCTGGCTGCAAATGCGTCAACTTCAGGCAATTGAACGTGAACTGACCGAAGTCGCCACCAATTTGTCTCAGGCGTTCTATTTTAAGAGCGGGACTGAGTTCAAACCCGGTGACCCGGAACTCAAAACCTGGCAGGAGTTTCAAGGAGAACCTCAACACTTACCGGCACCTGATCCGTCACAAACCAAGATGAGAATTCGGGTTCCAGCCCAAGGTGAAAAATTCCAAATTCCAATTCCTCCAGGTCAGTTCCCTATCCCCAATCAAAGTGCGGACCAGGGCACCACGACATTCGAAGAACAAACTGATCCGAAAAATCCTCAACAGCCCAAGAAAAAGCTGGTCATTACCCGAGTAACCACTGATGTCACCGAAGATGGAAAACAAGCCAGGTCGGAATATACCGTCGTTCACCCAGAGGGAACGCCTGGGCATCACGTCAGCCTGCCTCGCATCCAGGCACGGATCGTCGAAGCTGAAGCAACGCCTGACCGACTGATTGTCATTAGTGGCGCTCCAGGGGGTGAAAAACGAATTCCGCTTCCGACATCACGCTCGACACAGGTGATCCAAACCACGCTCCAACAAGGGTTAATCGCTGGCGTCCTGCTCCTGCTGGCTGGTTTCTTTGCCTCGGCGATGATTGCCCATCGGCTGACGTCTCCGCTCCGTCAGTTGATGGCTGGGGTTGAAGCCCTGGAACGAGGACAACTGGGAACTCAAATTCAGGTCACCTCCAAAGGTGAGTTAGGCGAACTGCAAACCACGTTCAATCGGATGTCCGCCCGGCTGGCTGAGCTTGAAGAGGAAAAACAAACCTGGAAAGCCCGTGAACACTTAGCTGAACTGGGCGACCTGGCTCGCGGATTGGCGCATACACTTCGCAATCCACTCAATACACTTGGGTTAGCCGTCGAAGAGCTGGCATCAACCACCGCTGACGGCAGCCAGGATTTGGTGACAACCGCACGTGGTCAGATTCGGCGGATTGACCACTGGCTGCGGTCATTTTTGGCGCTTGGCGCCGGAGGAGCGGCGGAACCAGACATTGTTGACATTCGCGATCTGGTTCAGGATGTTGCTTTTGAAGCCATCCAGCTTGGCAACGACATTGAAATCACGTCCTGTTCCGAGCCCATGAAAGCCCTGGTTGTCCCGCCCGCACTTCGCTCGGCATTGGCTAATCTGATCAACAATGCCGTCGAAGCCGCTCCGGAACATTCCCCTGTCACCGTGTCGGTCACCAGAGTTGAACAAACAGGTCTCATCCGCATTGCCGACCGTGGACCAGGGCTTCCGGATGAGGTGAAACGACGGTTGTTTACCCCACATATCACCACCAAAACCGGTGGCTCGGGGATGGGCATTTTTTTGGCGAAACAATTGATTGAAGGCGGTCACGGTGGGAAACTGGAGTTTCAAGATAACCCGGACGGCGGTACGATAGCCGTCATCTCCATACCACTCAACATCAAGTAA
- a CDS encoding DUF4350 domain-containing protein, translated as MNRKALGNLLIVGLLIVVMVGLNLLFYRDSREETETEQRADRSTYSGRTYGLLGYFTLLEESKIPVGRWRQQFTELKNSPTTKVLVIVSPSPIHFPTKEEITALQEWVHQGGTAVIIDRSIKLDFTGFTLETGYLPPVATSQPNETPQPRRAYPWQPTSTLYGVDQIELSEFASSLQLSLSEATKPQVTPPWATQSEEPTPETAEEAEEWVEDPDLEEDSEAIPAQQLPAKVAQPVATDDAVYLPLAGVDHFSILAQLKYGQGNFLCLSDEFIFANNGISRADNAILGLNLASAVLDAVNKQYPNDKNQILFDEFHHGYHSGGPNYATLAGYFRGSPIPWLMWQFAFLGLFIVFTYGRRFARPVPLKRVNRASSLEYVSAMAQIQLVAKSYDLAIENIYNRFHRVLCRYGGVPTNVRIDRIATAVASRGQVDATELIRILQRCQEVLNGKAITEKEMLHLTQKIREIEHKIGS; from the coding sequence ATGAATCGAAAAGCACTGGGAAACCTTTTGATTGTGGGATTGCTCATCGTGGTGATGGTGGGCCTCAATCTGTTGTTTTATCGTGATAGCCGCGAAGAAACCGAGACCGAGCAGCGTGCGGATCGTTCGACGTATTCGGGCCGAACCTATGGATTGCTGGGCTATTTCACGTTGCTCGAAGAATCGAAAATCCCGGTTGGTCGGTGGCGACAACAATTCACCGAACTCAAAAACTCGCCCACAACCAAAGTATTGGTCATTGTTTCCCCGTCGCCAATTCACTTTCCAACCAAAGAAGAAATCACCGCGTTGCAGGAGTGGGTCCATCAGGGAGGCACGGCGGTGATTATTGACCGCTCAATCAAACTTGATTTCACTGGGTTTACGCTGGAGACTGGCTACTTGCCACCGGTTGCAACCAGCCAGCCCAACGAAACGCCACAGCCTCGGCGGGCTTATCCCTGGCAACCAACCAGCACTCTCTATGGTGTTGATCAAATTGAACTTTCAGAGTTTGCCAGCAGTCTTCAACTTTCCCTTTCAGAAGCAACCAAACCTCAGGTGACTCCTCCCTGGGCAACACAATCCGAAGAACCAACTCCCGAGACGGCTGAAGAAGCCGAAGAATGGGTTGAAGATCCCGACCTGGAAGAAGACTCCGAAGCAATTCCAGCACAACAACTTCCAGCGAAAGTGGCTCAACCCGTGGCAACCGACGATGCCGTGTATTTACCGCTCGCTGGGGTTGACCATTTTTCAATCCTGGCCCAGTTGAAATATGGTCAGGGAAATTTTCTGTGCCTGTCAGATGAATTTATTTTCGCCAACAACGGCATTTCCAGGGCGGACAATGCCATTCTTGGTCTCAACCTGGCGAGTGCCGTACTTGATGCGGTCAATAAACAGTACCCCAATGATAAAAATCAGATCCTGTTTGATGAATTTCATCACGGCTACCATAGCGGCGGCCCAAACTATGCCACTCTGGCCGGATATTTTCGCGGTTCGCCGATTCCATGGCTGATGTGGCAGTTTGCGTTTTTGGGATTGTTTATCGTGTTTACTTATGGCCGCCGGTTTGCCCGCCCGGTGCCGCTCAAACGGGTCAACCGGGCCAGTTCGTTAGAATATGTTTCGGCCATGGCGCAAATCCAGCTTGTCGCCAAAAGCTATGATCTGGCGATTGAGAATATCTATAACCGGTTCCATCGGGTTTTGTGCCGGTACGGTGGTGTACCGACCAATGTCAGAATTGACCGCATTGCCACGGCGGTCGCTTCGCGGGGACAGGTTGATGCCACCGAACTCATCCGTATACTCCAACGCTGCCAGGAAGTCCTCAATGGTAAAGCAATTACCGAAAAGGAAATGTTGCACCTGACCCAAAAGATTCGGGAAATTGAGCACAAGATTGGAAGCTGA
- a CDS encoding S9 family peptidase has product MLSPPKTLPIEIIENLHGHTIIDPYRWLETGETPAVQEWTAQQNAHCRALLDAFPHREYLREQVTRCAQLGAISTPSVYGGKYFWTKRSGLQNQAVLYVREILSGPDRVLVDPNTLSEHGTVTLDWWFPSPDGTKVAIGLSDNGSELSTLSILDVATRHYLPDTIPDTRFASLAWMPDGHGFYYTRYPGRGTRPTGQEHYHRWIYFHRLGTDFETDPVIFGPSRKPEEYFHVQVSPSGRYVLVTASRTFDYQDLYLLDLRSDSGFVPIVENINASFFGEIVGDSLLIRTNWNAPRFCLMKVKLSELKAPWSMVVRQSSSVLTSFAVTHGQFVVCSYLTRAQSELRVFDLESAFTISVPVPKHSTITTLSAKWDSAEVFFSLTSFAIPTTIYRFEIEKQSLDVFAQIESMVDPASYVVKQVNFPSLDQIPVTMFIVHRKHLKFNGMSPTILTGYGGFNISRTPEFLGSFLTLLDAGAVYALPNIRGGGEYGEDWHKAGMLSRKQNGFDDFLCAAEYLIQHQYTCPEKLAIQGGSNGGLLVGAALTQRPDLFRAVVCQVPLLDMLRYHHFLIARTWIPEYGCAEDRDAFQWLMAYSPYHHVTPITPYPAVLLMTAESDTRVDPLHARKMAARLQAATSSGYPILLRVESQAGHGVGKPTIKRIEESVDVLSFLTAQLGISL; this is encoded by the coding sequence ATGCTTTCGCCACCAAAAACCCTTCCGATTGAAATCATCGAAAACCTGCACGGACACACAATTATTGACCCTTACCGCTGGCTCGAAACCGGTGAGACACCGGCGGTTCAGGAATGGACAGCTCAGCAAAATGCCCACTGCCGGGCGTTGCTGGATGCCTTTCCGCATCGTGAATACCTGCGGGAACAGGTCACCAGGTGTGCCCAGCTCGGTGCAATTTCGACGCCTTCGGTGTATGGGGGAAAATACTTTTGGACCAAACGGTCAGGACTGCAAAACCAGGCAGTACTGTATGTTCGCGAGATACTTTCTGGGCCAGACCGGGTCTTAGTTGATCCAAATACCTTGAGTGAACATGGAACAGTGACGCTGGACTGGTGGTTTCCGTCACCGGATGGTACCAAAGTCGCCATCGGCCTCTCAGACAATGGAAGCGAGTTGAGCACCCTGTCAATTTTGGATGTTGCGACGCGACACTACCTGCCAGATACCATCCCCGATACCCGATTTGCCTCACTGGCGTGGATGCCGGATGGTCACGGGTTTTATTACACTCGCTATCCTGGCCGGGGAACACGACCAACCGGACAGGAACACTATCACCGGTGGATCTACTTTCATCGTCTGGGAACTGATTTCGAGACGGATCCGGTCATTTTTGGCCCCAGCCGTAAACCGGAAGAATATTTTCACGTGCAGGTCTCCCCTTCGGGCCGCTATGTGCTGGTGACGGCTTCGCGGACCTTCGATTACCAGGACCTGTACCTGCTTGATTTGCGAAGCGATTCCGGGTTTGTTCCAATTGTCGAAAACATCAATGCGTCTTTTTTTGGCGAAATCGTGGGTGACTCGCTCCTGATTCGCACCAACTGGAATGCTCCCCGGTTTTGCCTGATGAAGGTCAAATTGTCTGAATTGAAAGCGCCCTGGAGCATGGTTGTGCGCCAGTCGTCTTCTGTTTTGACCTCCTTTGCCGTTACCCACGGTCAGTTTGTGGTGTGTTCGTACCTGACCCGAGCCCAATCGGAGTTGCGGGTGTTTGACCTGGAAAGTGCCTTCACGATTTCAGTGCCGGTGCCGAAACACAGCACCATCACCACCCTTTCAGCGAAATGGGATTCCGCCGAAGTTTTTTTCAGTCTAACGTCATTTGCGATTCCAACCACGATTTATCGCTTTGAGATTGAAAAACAATCGCTGGACGTGTTTGCCCAGATTGAGTCCATGGTTGACCCGGCCAGCTATGTCGTCAAACAAGTCAACTTTCCATCACTTGACCAGATACCGGTCACAATGTTTATCGTTCACCGCAAACATCTGAAATTCAATGGGATGTCGCCAACAATCCTGACCGGGTACGGAGGGTTTAATATCAGCCGGACGCCTGAATTTTTGGGGTCATTTTTAACACTGCTCGATGCGGGTGCGGTGTACGCGCTTCCCAACATACGCGGAGGCGGTGAATATGGCGAAGACTGGCACAAGGCTGGAATGCTCAGCCGGAAACAGAATGGGTTTGATGACTTTCTCTGCGCGGCGGAGTACCTGATCCAGCACCAGTATACCTGCCCTGAAAAACTGGCGATTCAGGGGGGCAGCAACGGCGGATTGCTGGTTGGCGCCGCCCTGACCCAGCGTCCGGATTTGTTTCGGGCCGTGGTTTGTCAGGTGCCATTACTTGATATGCTGCGCTATCACCATTTTTTGATTGCACGAACGTGGATTCCCGAATATGGTTGTGCGGAAGACCGAGACGCGTTTCAGTGGCTTATGGCATACTCTCCCTACCACCACGTCACGCCAATAACGCCATATCCAGCCGTTCTGCTTATGACTGCCGAATCCGACACCCGGGTAGATCCACTTCACGCCCGAAAAATGGCGGCTCGACTGCAAGCGGCAACATCATCAGGGTATCCAATTTTGCTTCGGGTCGAATCCCAGGCCGGTCACGGCGTTGGGAAACCGACCATCAAACGCATCGAGGAAAGTGTTGATGTGCTGAGCTTTCTCACTGCTCAGCTTGGAATTTCGCTGTAA
- a CDS encoding SPOR domain-containing protein, whose product MIWYLKAPQDKLGDARHFRMSRLVLSLMLVLTLSLATGMTSAYQGGGGYTLQVGSTNDEAAARAQVAQLKAAGHTAYYVRAEIPGKGTWYRIRVGRFGSPADAQRYSRTLGGKSTFATSYDGPNGSPNSRVPAVQPSAVATKTPTSSTTSKPKTDPAKIAASKSPAKPDAGKSTPGKVAKPDTSKPGATLSKPDSASVNKTLTQPKTEIARNTPPPSKSKSAESKASVPVQPKNTPSEVKLEMPTLAVASKISRSTQLIPLPKETSKPVPFQEPTPSVDLTASKLEPGKGPSSRQELSSKPASPTSARPWIAEASRKEKGEEVASLTLPNLGNPLPPESGLSGGVGMKLVEASTTKALVEAAPARPPAPKLVKPHPPIKLPALLAAAPTSFKAKDLPSLLGAPEPQPTGWVRQYPTLRSDLTRVFFVDPARGWTAGIQGTVLSTEDGGETWNSQSVGVRGTVNDLFFIDRLRGWALIGGTLGTQARDLRDEQVLVKTEDGGKTWQRLAEMDALSVHFVSPHIGYAAGNYGALLKTENGGKTWARCGSLEATLNKSVKLQDAIFSFTRVKFLDSQTGWAIGNYYGTGSVQAGGLFSTHDGGLTWEKANVSLTASRAELMNVHFFDKLHGSLTAETYQGDSRYLTQFQTADGGKTWIERTTTFPGYHVTTFTDPSTGWTIGNRPLRLNGPTFETGFWKTQDGGQTWKEETALPGMRLYDVFFLESGVGWAVGERGLVLKYVPRS is encoded by the coding sequence TTGATTTGGTATTTGAAAGCACCACAGGACAAGCTGGGAGACGCCAGACATTTCAGAATGAGTCGGTTGGTACTGAGCCTGATGCTGGTACTCACCCTAAGTCTCGCCACTGGAATGACTTCAGCGTATCAAGGAGGGGGAGGATACACACTACAGGTTGGCTCAACCAATGACGAAGCCGCCGCTCGGGCCCAGGTCGCCCAACTCAAGGCGGCGGGTCATACGGCGTATTATGTCCGCGCCGAAATCCCCGGCAAAGGCACCTGGTATCGGATTCGAGTTGGTCGGTTTGGATCTCCGGCGGATGCCCAGCGCTACTCACGCACACTCGGCGGAAAGAGCACATTTGCCACTTCGTACGACGGCCCCAATGGATCGCCGAATTCGCGCGTTCCAGCCGTCCAACCATCAGCCGTCGCGACCAAAACTCCAACGTCATCAACCACTTCGAAACCTAAAACTGATCCTGCCAAAATTGCGGCCAGTAAGTCGCCCGCCAAACCGGATGCCGGCAAATCCACCCCTGGTAAAGTGGCGAAGCCCGACACCAGCAAACCTGGCGCGACCCTGAGTAAACCTGACAGCGCTTCAGTGAACAAAACATTAACTCAGCCCAAAACTGAAATTGCCAGGAACACACCACCTCCTTCAAAATCGAAATCAGCCGAATCAAAGGCTTCCGTTCCAGTTCAACCCAAAAACACTCCGTCGGAAGTGAAACTGGAAATGCCTACCCTGGCAGTGGCAAGCAAAATTTCCCGGAGCACCCAGTTAATCCCCCTGCCAAAAGAGACATCGAAACCAGTTCCATTTCAAGAACCCACGCCATCCGTTGACCTGACGGCATCGAAACTTGAACCTGGGAAAGGGCCATCAAGTCGCCAGGAATTGAGTTCAAAGCCCGCCTCGCCAACATCGGCTCGCCCGTGGATTGCCGAAGCCAGTCGCAAAGAAAAAGGTGAGGAAGTGGCATCGCTGACATTGCCGAATTTAGGAAACCCACTGCCTCCCGAAAGCGGGTTGTCAGGCGGGGTTGGGATGAAACTGGTTGAAGCCAGTACAACCAAAGCCCTCGTCGAAGCCGCTCCGGCCAGGCCACCGGCGCCAAAGCTGGTCAAACCTCATCCACCAATCAAATTGCCAGCACTGCTTGCGGCAGCACCGACCTCGTTCAAAGCCAAAGATTTACCCTCGTTGCTTGGGGCGCCTGAACCACAGCCAACTGGCTGGGTCAGACAATATCCAACCCTTCGAAGTGACTTAACCCGCGTGTTTTTTGTTGATCCCGCCCGTGGCTGGACGGCTGGGATTCAAGGAACGGTACTTTCAACCGAAGATGGCGGAGAAACCTGGAATTCGCAGTCAGTCGGAGTGCGAGGCACCGTTAACGATTTGTTCTTTATTGATCGGCTCCGTGGCTGGGCATTGATTGGCGGCACGCTTGGCACTCAGGCGCGAGACCTTCGTGATGAGCAGGTGCTGGTCAAAACCGAAGATGGCGGGAAAACCTGGCAGCGGCTGGCGGAAATGGACGCCCTGTCGGTGCATTTTGTCAGCCCTCACATTGGCTATGCGGCTGGAAATTATGGCGCTTTGCTCAAAACTGAAAATGGCGGAAAAACCTGGGCCCGCTGTGGATCACTCGAAGCAACACTCAATAAATCGGTCAAGCTCCAGGATGCCATTTTTTCTTTTACCCGAGTCAAATTCCTTGATTCCCAAACCGGCTGGGCGATTGGCAATTATTACGGCACTGGCAGCGTCCAGGCTGGCGGCCTTTTTTCCACTCACGATGGTGGTCTGACCTGGGAAAAAGCAAACGTATCGCTGACCGCCTCCCGCGCGGAGCTGATGAATGTGCATTTCTTCGACAAGTTGCATGGTTCTCTGACCGCTGAAACCTATCAAGGCGATAGCCGCTATTTGACGCAATTTCAGACAGCGGATGGTGGCAAAACCTGGATTGAGCGGACCACAACCTTCCCTGGCTATCACGTTACGACCTTTACCGACCCATCCACCGGCTGGACAATTGGGAACCGTCCGTTGCGACTCAATGGCCCAACCTTTGAAACCGGGTTCTGGAAGACGCAGGATGGCGGCCAGACCTGGAAAGAAGAAACCGCCCTGCCGGGAATGCGGCTCTATGATGTGTTCTTTTTGGAATCAGGCGTGGGCTGGGCCGTCGGCGAGCGTGGACTGGTGCTCAAGTATGTCCCGCGCAGCTAA